AACAATTTACTAAAGGTAATATTGTTACACCTGAAAACTTACTTAACGGTAGGGTTTCTGGGGTTAGTATTAATACAAGTGGTGCACCAGGTTCTGGATCTCAGATAAGAATTCGTGGTGGTTCATCTCTTAACGCATCTAACGATCCTTTAATTATTATTGATGGATTACCAATAAGTAATAGTGGTGTTGATGGTTCTAGAGGAATATTAGCCAACATCAACCCTAACGACATTGCATCATTTTCAGTTTTAAAAGATGCATCTGCAACTGCTATCTATGGATCACGAGCTTCTAATGGTGTTATCATCATTACAACTAAAAAAGGTAAAGCTAATTGGTCATTAGATTTTGACACACAAGTAACAACAGGAAGAATAAACGATCGTATTAATGTGTTCTCTGCTGATGAGTTTAGAAATTTAGTAAATTCTCAACCTATTTCAGGAACTACATTAGATACAAGTTTACTAGGTACTGCTAATACTGATTGGCAAAATGAAATTTTTAGAAACACGATATCTACTATCCATAATTTATCAGCTAGAGGTACAATTTTTAATGTTATTCCTATTAGAATGTCTGTAGGTTTTAATGATCAAGAAGGAGCGTTATTAACTTCAGAATTTATTAGAAGAAATGTATCTATAGCTTTAAGTCCATCATTATTAGATGACCACTTAAAAATAAACTTAAATTATAGTAGAGCATTTGAAAACAATCGTTTTGCAGATTCAGGTCAGATTGGTGCTGCTTTACGTTATGATCCTACTCAACCTGTTTTTGATAGTAATTCTCCTTTTGGTGGATTTTACCAACACTTAGCAGGAACTGGTGTAGCTAATGGTACTACAAACCCTGTAGCTTCTTTATTACAAAGAAACAATACAGGTAGATCGTTTAGACAATTTGGTAATTTACAATTTGATTATAAATTTCATTTTTTACCAGAGTTAAGAGCTGTAGTTAATTTAGGGTATGACAGAACACAAGCTAGTAGAAAAGATTTTACTTCACTTAGTGTACCTAGAGCTTCTAATGCAGTGATAATAGGAAACGATTTTGAATCTGAAGAATTAAGAATAAATAGTTTATTAGATGGATATTTAAACTATAAGAAAGATTTTAATGAGAATATTACAGGTGATTTTACTGCTGGTTATTCATATCAAAGATTTGAGTTTGACGGAAGTAATACAGGAAATCGTAGAGATGTTGATTCTAAACCTCAAACGTTTGCGGATCCAGATGTAGTTTTAATTGGTTTCTTCGGTAGAGCTAACTTTAGCTTCTTAGATAAGTATTTAGTAACTTTAAATTATAGACGTGACGGAACTTCTCGTTTCGCTGCAAAAAATAGATGGGGTAACTTCCCTGGAGCTGCTTTAGCATGGAAGATAAGCGAAGAAGATTTCTTAAAAGATTCTAAATTTGTTTCAAGTTTAAAATTAAGAGCTAGTTATGGTTTAACTGGACAACAAGAAATTTCAGAAAAAGATATTTTCTTAAACCGATATAGATCTGGTAATGAAAATTCACAATATATATTTGGTGGTGTGCCAATAGCTACTAACATCCCTTCTGAAATTAACGAAGACTTAAAATGGGAAGAAACAGCTACAATAGAATTCGGTATAGATTATGGTTTATTTAATGATCGTGTAACTGGATCTATTAGTGCATTCCAAAAGAACTCAACAGATTTACTTGTTGACGCTCCTACTCCACTAAACTTTACCAATAGAATTATTCAAAATGTTGGAGAATTACAAATAAGAGGTTTAGAATTTTCTATAAACTCAAACGTTGTAGATACTGATGATTTCAGTTTAAACTTTAACTTCAATGGTACTTTATTTGATCGAGAAATTAAAGATTTAAATGCAGGTACAGAATTCGAATTAGGAGGCATAAGTGGTGGAACAGGATCATTCATACAATTAAATAGAGTTGGTGAAGCTCCAAGAGCTTTTTATGTTTTAAAACAATTAACAGATAGTAATGGTAATCCTATTGAAGGTGCTTATTTAGATTTAAATGGTGACGGAACTATTAATAGTGAAGATCAATATTTAAAAGAGAATCCAGATCCAGACGTAATTTTAGGATTCCAAAGTAACTTTAATTACAAAAACTTTGATCTTTCATTCAATTTGAGAGCTAGTATTGGTAATTACGCTTATAATAACGTAAATTCGTCTAGAGCACAATTAAACTTATTAAGAGATAATGCCGTACTAGGTAACATACCAACTTCAGTATTAAGTACAGGCTTTGTAAATACAGCAGATGTTTTACGTTCAGATATATTTATTGAAAACGCATCATTTTTAAGAATGGATAATATTACTTTAGGTTATACTTTCAACAGACCAATTAAAAAGTTTTCAAAAAATAGTATTAGAATATGGACAGGAATACAAAATGTATTTACATGGACAAATTATTCAGGTTTAGATCCTGAAATATTTGATGGGATCGATAATATTATTTATCCTCGATCAAGAAATATTTTATTTGGAGCAAATATTAAATTCTAAAACAAAAAAATGAACATCAAAAACAATATTAAAAAGGTATTATTTTTTGCATCGATTACAATATTCATGTGGTCATGTACAGAAGATTTAAATATCATACCTAATGATGATCAAACAACTTTAAGTGAAGAGTTATTTAAAGATGAAGATGCCTATAAAGAGGTTTTAGCTGGTATATATGCTAATTTTTCGTTAACAGGTACAGATGGAGCTGAATCTTCTAATTTAGATGGTTTAGATGCAGGAACAAGCCAATATGGTCGTACATTATTGTATTTACAAACGCTTGCTGCAGATCAAATGATATGGTCTTACGAAAATGATCAGGGAGTTGCAGAAATTCAACGTAATACTTGGAATGCTCAAAATCCTATTATTTTAGGGATGTACGAAAGAGCTCGTGCTTCTGTAAATTTTGTAAATAATTTTTTAAATGAAACTACTCCTGAAAAGTTAGATTCTAGAAATGTTTCAGATGCTACGCGTCAAGAAATTGTAAACTTTAGAGCTGAAGCAAGATTAGTAAGAGCTTTAGCTTACTATCACTTAATGGATTTATTTGGAAAAGTTTCTTTTTCTGATGAAAATTCAATAGTAAATACTCCTCCAGAAGAAGCTTCAAGAAGTGAATTATTTACTTTTATCGAAAGTGAATTAAAGGCTATTGAAGCTGATTTAATAGATCCAAGACAGAACGAATATGGTAGAGCTGACAAAGCTGTTGCTTGGATGATTTTAGCAAAAATTTATTTGAATGCTGAAGTGTATATTGGTAGTGACCGTTACACAGAATGTATCGAATATTGTAATAAAATTTTAACTGCTGGATATACTTTAGCTCCGAATTATTTAGATTTATTTAAAGCAGATAACGACCAAGGAGCTGCAAGAAATGAAATCATTTTTGCTTTTATTTCTGATGGATCGCTAACTCAAAATTTTGGACCAACTACAGTTATGACTAATGGTGCGGTTGGAAGTATTGAGAAAAACGGAGATGCTCTTGGTGTTACTACTGAAGGTTGGGGTGGTGCATTACGTGTAAGAGCTCAATTTGCAAATCTATTTAACGGAGGCGCATTTATAACCGATACTAGAAATACATTAACAAAAGCAGGTAGAACTGTTACTATTACTGATATAGCTGATAGAGATTCTGGTTTTATTTTAGCTAAGTATTCTAATATTACTTCAGCTGGAGTTGCTGGTGGTAACCAAACTTTTGTTGATACAGATTTTCCTTTATTTAGACTAGCAGATGTAAATTTAATGTATGCAGAAGCTGTATTAAGAGGTGGTTCTGGTGGTTCAATAGGTGAAGCTATCAAATTAGTGAATGATCTAAGAACAAGAGCTAATAATCCACAAGCAATTACAGCTACAGATCTTACATTAGATTTTGTTATTGATGAAAGAGCTAGAGAACTACACTGGGAAGCACACAGAAGACAAGATTTAATCCGTTTTAACCGCTTTACAGGAGGTAATTACAATTGGGCTTGGAAAGGAAATGCTACAAATGGTATTGCACTACCAAATCATTTCGACTTGTACCCTATTCCTGCAAGTGCTTTAGCACCAAACCCTAATTTAACACAAAATCCAGGTTACTAAACAATTACTAAATCAAAATGAAAAATAAATTTATATATAAACTATCTTCATTAGTCTTATTAATTTTTATTGGTATTGGTTGTGAAGATAATTCAGAAACTTTTACAGTTTCTGACGGAACAGCACCGGATTTAGGTGCCATAGGAATTAGCGAAATAGAAATAGATCAAGTTAACGTGAACAACCCAGCGGTTACTTTTAATTGGTCTAGCGCTGATTATGGACAACAAACAGCAGTTGTTTATGATGTAGAATTTTCTACGGATCAAGCTTTTACTAACCCTATAATAGGAGCTTCTGTTACAGGTGAAAATGCTGTTACTTTTTCTATGGGAGAATTAAATACAGCGGTTGGTAACGCAGGATTAAACCCTTTTGAATGGGCTGACATCCATGTTAGGATTGTATCTTCTTTAGGGAAACAACGTACTAGTCAAGCTAATTCAAATGCTGTTTCATTACGCGTTTTCCCTTTCTACAATTATATTTTCGATGACTATTTCCTAGTAGGTGATGGTACAGCTCCGGGTTGGGAAAATGACAATGAAAACCCTGCATTATTCAGAGATGCTAGTGATGAAAATTTATTCAAGTATACTGGTTTCTTCAGTGATGGTCAATTTAAAGTA
This genomic stretch from Tenacibaculum jejuense harbors:
- a CDS encoding SusC/RagA family TonB-linked outer membrane protein; translated protein: MKLIFSLFLLCFSLLGYAQQTVKGTVTEQGTGEPLPGVSVLIKGEVRGTETDFNGNYEIKGVKASDILVFSFIGMKTTEIKVGNQTSINVQLEEGGQVLDEVVVVGYGTTTVKDATGSVEAITEKQFTKGNIVTPENLLNGRVSGVSINTSGAPGSGSQIRIRGGSSLNASNDPLIIIDGLPISNSGVDGSRGILANINPNDIASFSVLKDASATAIYGSRASNGVIIITTKKGKANWSLDFDTQVTTGRINDRINVFSADEFRNLVNSQPISGTTLDTSLLGTANTDWQNEIFRNTISTIHNLSARGTIFNVIPIRMSVGFNDQEGALLTSEFIRRNVSIALSPSLLDDHLKINLNYSRAFENNRFADSGQIGAALRYDPTQPVFDSNSPFGGFYQHLAGTGVANGTTNPVASLLQRNNTGRSFRQFGNLQFDYKFHFLPELRAVVNLGYDRTQASRKDFTSLSVPRASNAVIIGNDFESEELRINSLLDGYLNYKKDFNENITGDFTAGYSYQRFEFDGSNTGNRRDVDSKPQTFADPDVVLIGFFGRANFSFLDKYLVTLNYRRDGTSRFAAKNRWGNFPGAALAWKISEEDFLKDSKFVSSLKLRASYGLTGQQEISEKDIFLNRYRSGNENSQYIFGGVPIATNIPSEINEDLKWEETATIEFGIDYGLFNDRVTGSISAFQKNSTDLLVDAPTPLNFTNRIIQNVGELQIRGLEFSINSNVVDTDDFSLNFNFNGTLFDREIKDLNAGTEFELGGISGGTGSFIQLNRVGEAPRAFYVLKQLTDSNGNPIEGAYLDLNGDGTINSEDQYLKENPDPDVILGFQSNFNYKNFDLSFNLRASIGNYAYNNVNSSRAQLNLLRDNAVLGNIPTSVLSTGFVNTADVLRSDIFIENASFLRMDNITLGYTFNRPIKKFSKNSIRIWTGIQNVFTWTNYSGLDPEIFDGIDNIIYPRSRNILFGANIKF
- a CDS encoding RagB/SusD family nutrient uptake outer membrane protein → MNIKNNIKKVLFFASITIFMWSCTEDLNIIPNDDQTTLSEELFKDEDAYKEVLAGIYANFSLTGTDGAESSNLDGLDAGTSQYGRTLLYLQTLAADQMIWSYENDQGVAEIQRNTWNAQNPIILGMYERARASVNFVNNFLNETTPEKLDSRNVSDATRQEIVNFRAEARLVRALAYYHLMDLFGKVSFSDENSIVNTPPEEASRSELFTFIESELKAIEADLIDPRQNEYGRADKAVAWMILAKIYLNAEVYIGSDRYTECIEYCNKILTAGYTLAPNYLDLFKADNDQGAARNEIIFAFISDGSLTQNFGPTTVMTNGAVGSIEKNGDALGVTTEGWGGALRVRAQFANLFNGGAFITDTRNTLTKAGRTVTITDIADRDSGFILAKYSNITSAGVAGGNQTFVDTDFPLFRLADVNLMYAEAVLRGGSGGSIGEAIKLVNDLRTRANNPQAITATDLTLDFVIDERARELHWEAHRRQDLIRFNRFTGGNYNWAWKGNATNGIALPNHFDLYPIPASALAPNPNLTQNPGY
- a CDS encoding SusE domain-containing protein, which encodes MKNKFIYKLSSLVLLIFIGIGCEDNSETFTVSDGTAPDLGAIGISEIEIDQVNVNNPAVTFNWSSADYGQQTAVVYDVEFSTDQAFTNPIIGASVTGENAVTFSMGELNTAVGNAGLNPFEWADIHVRIVSSLGKQRTSQANSNAVSLRVFPFYNYIFDDYFLVGDGTAPGWENDNENPALFRDASDENLFKYTGFFSDGQFKVLETKGAWQPQWGTNDGTTIEVNPGGGDDPERFPTAGAANITPGFYTFTINFATQDFTFEPFDASGATSPSTLVLQGTGVNAPITLTPLAFDGHIWRASTVRLKPGEVQFLANGTDTWGSDTAFSGIATNGGANIPVIVEDNYDIWFNDLTGEYILIPLNL